Proteins from a genomic interval of Hydrogenophaga sp. PAMC20947:
- a CDS encoding putative selenate ABC transporter substrate-binding protein, which yields MKFSLSTSVRTLLTCAVLGLGTLAQAQQVFRVTAIPDESPTELSRKAEPLMKYLESKLGMKVEFTPVTDYAASVEALANKKVDMAWFGGFTFVQANVRSGGKIIPLVQRAEDESFKSVFITSDPAITKLSDLKGKDVSFGSQSSTSGHLMPRSFIMEAGLDPDKDFKRVAFSGAHDATIAAVASGKVQAGALNISVWNKFVDEKKVDTSKVRVFFTTPPYYDYNWSVHADMPVATREKLAAAFLALDKSTPEGKAILELQRASKFVPTKADNYKGIEAAARAAGLL from the coding sequence ATGAAATTTTCCCTCTCCACCTCTGTCCGCACACTCTTGACCTGCGCGGTATTGGGCCTGGGCACCCTGGCGCAAGCCCAGCAAGTTTTCCGCGTCACCGCCATCCCCGACGAGTCCCCCACCGAGCTGTCGCGCAAGGCAGAGCCGCTGATGAAGTACCTGGAGTCCAAGCTGGGCATGAAGGTGGAATTCACGCCGGTGACCGACTACGCAGCCTCTGTGGAAGCCCTGGCCAACAAAAAGGTCGACATGGCCTGGTTCGGCGGCTTCACATTTGTGCAGGCCAATGTGCGCTCTGGCGGCAAAATCATCCCGCTGGTGCAGCGCGCTGAAGACGAATCCTTCAAATCGGTGTTCATCACCAGCGACCCCGCCATCACCAAGCTGTCCGACCTCAAAGGCAAAGACGTGAGCTTTGGCTCGCAGTCGAGCACCTCGGGTCACCTGATGCCCCGCAGCTTCATCATGGAAGCTGGCCTCGATCCCGACAAGGATTTCAAACGCGTGGCCTTCAGCGGTGCACACGACGCGACCATTGCGGCCGTGGCTTCTGGCAAGGTTCAAGCTGGCGCACTGAACATCTCGGTCTGGAACAAATTCGTTGACGAAAAGAAAGTCGACACCAGCAAGGTGCGTGTGTTCTTCACCACCCCGCCTTACTACGACTACAACTGGTCGGTGCACGCCGATATGCCTGTGGCCACGCGCGAAAAGCTCGCCGCCGCTTTCCTGGCGCTGGACAAATCTACGCCTGAAGGCAAGGCCATTCTGGAGCTGCAACGCGCCTCCAAGTTTGTGCCCACCAAGGCCGACAACTACAAGGGCATTGAAGCCGCAGCCCGCGCCGCAGGCCTGCTGTAG
- a CDS encoding ATP-binding cassette domain-containing protein: protein MKLQLEGVVASHPAARPDAPPALRGLSLVIERGEQVAVIGPSGAGKTTLLQVLACALPPTSGSVRLDGTSPWALPRRALQRLRGRLLLAPQVPPLPPRQRVVTAVLAARLPAMGLWASLRSLFYPTDIATAFEALERFDLGDKLFDRVDRLSGGERQRVGLARALVAPAELWLVDEPLSALDPTRSRMAMESLIEEAHARGITLVSTLHQVDMALAYFPRIIGLRDGQLAFDLPAAEVSRERLAQLYDQFEHELRGEGVVEVPSIQPPQPLPAVMHCR from the coding sequence TTGAAGCTGCAACTTGAAGGCGTCGTCGCCAGCCATCCGGCTGCGCGACCCGACGCCCCGCCCGCCTTGCGCGGGTTGAGCCTGGTGATCGAACGCGGCGAACAGGTCGCCGTGATCGGTCCGTCGGGCGCCGGGAAAACCACGCTGCTGCAGGTACTCGCCTGTGCACTGCCGCCCACATCGGGCAGCGTTCGGCTGGACGGCACATCGCCTTGGGCCCTGCCCCGCCGAGCCTTGCAGCGCCTGCGCGGCCGCCTGTTGCTGGCGCCGCAAGTTCCACCATTGCCCCCGCGCCAGCGGGTGGTCACTGCGGTGCTCGCCGCCCGCCTGCCCGCCATGGGCTTGTGGGCCAGCTTGCGCTCCCTGTTCTATCCCACCGACATCGCCACCGCCTTTGAGGCGCTGGAGCGCTTTGATCTGGGCGACAAACTGTTCGACCGCGTGGACCGGCTGTCGGGCGGCGAACGCCAGCGAGTGGGTCTGGCCCGCGCCTTGGTGGCTCCCGCCGAGCTCTGGCTGGTCGATGAGCCGCTCTCGGCGCTCGACCCCACGCGCTCGCGCATGGCCATGGAAAGCCTCATCGAGGAAGCCCATGCGCGCGGCATCACTTTGGTCAGCACCTTGCATCAGGTTGACATGGCGCTGGCCTATTTTCCTCGCATCATTGGTCTGCGCGACGGACAGCTGGCCTTTGATCTGCCCGCAGCCGAGGTCTCTCGGGAACGCCTGGCACAGCTGTACGACCAGTTTGAACACGAGCTGCGCGGCGAAGGGGTTGTTGAGGTGCCCAGTATTCAGCCCCCCCAGCCGCTACCCGCGGTGATGCACTGCCGCTGA
- a CDS encoding ABC transporter permease: protein MATVTLSPRAAPARDPAWLSRLFWSLAALVLMWPLLVATEFKPWLLWEPDSLRVSGNFLASFWPLAHGREFLWLMLAETWRTVAMATAGVTLALIVAIPLTLMSTRTLSISAISGRMARGPFWLRQLVRWLLIVLRSVPELVWALVFVRVVGLGPTAGVLAIALTYGGMLGKVYGEILESGETHATETLLRNGAGRLQAFFYGLLPASAAELTSYTVYRWECAIRSSVVLGFVGAGGLGQQMDNSMKMFNGGEVATMLLIFMALVALADRLSAWLRQSLG from the coding sequence ATGGCGACCGTCACCCTGAGCCCCCGAGCGGCACCGGCCCGAGATCCGGCCTGGCTATCACGCCTCTTCTGGAGCTTGGCGGCCCTGGTGCTGATGTGGCCGCTGCTGGTGGCCACCGAATTCAAACCCTGGCTGCTGTGGGAACCCGACAGCCTGCGGGTGAGCGGCAATTTTCTCGCCAGTTTCTGGCCGCTGGCGCATGGGCGCGAATTCCTGTGGCTCATGCTGGCGGAAACCTGGCGCACAGTGGCCATGGCCACCGCCGGCGTGACGTTGGCGTTGATCGTGGCCATTCCGCTCACCCTGATGTCGACCCGCACCCTCTCCATATCGGCCATCTCGGGGCGCATGGCACGTGGCCCCTTCTGGCTGCGCCAGCTCGTGCGCTGGTTGCTCATCGTCTTGCGCAGCGTGCCCGAGCTGGTATGGGCCCTGGTGTTCGTTCGCGTCGTGGGCCTGGGGCCCACGGCTGGTGTGCTGGCCATTGCCCTCACCTACGGTGGCATGCTGGGCAAGGTGTACGGCGAGATCCTGGAAAGTGGTGAAACCCACGCCACAGAAACCTTGCTGCGCAATGGTGCCGGCCGCCTTCAAGCGTTTTTCTACGGCCTGTTGCCCGCCAGCGCGGCCGAGCTCACCAGCTACACCGTGTACCGGTGGGAATGCGCCATCCGCTCTTCGGTGGTGCTCGGCTTTGTCGGCGCGGGCGGCCTGGGGCAACAGATGGACAACTCCATGAAGATGTTCAACGGCGGTGAAGTCGCCACCATGCTGCTCATTTTCATGGCGCTGGTGGCCCTCGCCGATCGTTTGAGCGCCTGGTTGCGGCAGTCACTGGGATGA